Within the Armatimonadota bacterium genome, the region CACCTTTCTGGAAGGCGCAGTTGGCGCGGACCAAAGTGACCCCAACCGCCGATTCCGAGTGATTGTGGAGAGCATCCCCTTCGACAACACGCTGGCAAAAGAGGCAGAAGCCGCCCGCAAGCAGTTCGCCAGCCGTCAGCTGATAGACACCGCCCTGCGTTACCTGCCTCTGGCAGCATTGCTGATTGTGTTGCTCTTGCTGGCGAAGGCGCTCCGACCGGCGCGCGTGGCTCAAACACCTGAGGGTGTCGTGATGTCACTGCCGGGAGGCGCTGTACCGGAAGAGGCTGAGGTATCTGGCGAGGAAGCTGGTGAGCTTGCAAGCGAAGCGGCGGCAGCCATGGCCCGCAGAACAAGGAGCGGTGAGGAGACTCTGCTCGAAGAAGAGGATGTGGAGATTACCCCGATTCGCGAGCGTGTGGATGTGAATCTGGAAAGCGTCATTCAGCTGGCAAACCAGAAACCGGAGAAAGTAGCGATGCTCATCAAAGGCTGGTTGGCGGAGGATGAACGATAATGGCAACACGTACAGCGACACCCTCACTGACGCATCGCCAGAAAGCCGCAATCATGATTGTGGCGATGGGACCCGACACGGCGGGCAAAGTGTTGCGCCACCTGGACGAAGACGAGGTGGAGCAGATTACCCTCGAAATCGCTCGCATGGGCAAAATCTCTCCGGAGGTGCGCGAGGGGGTCATTCAGGAGTTTCACGAGCTCTGCGTCGCGCAGGAGTATATCGCAGAGGGTGGACTGCAGCACGCCCGACAGGTGCTGGAGAACGCCTTTGGTCCCGAAAGGGCGAATGAGCTGATTACCCGCGTCATTCAGGCGATGCAGATTGTGCCCTTCGACTTCATCAAGAAGACCGACCCCAGCCAGCTGCTGAACTTCATCCAGGATGAGCATCCGCAAACCATCGCGCTCATTCTGGCATATCTGCCCCCCAATCAGGCGGCGCAGGTATTGCAAGGGCTTCCTCCCGAATTGCGAGCGGAGGTGGCACACCGCATTGCCATCATGGACCGCACGCCCCCCGACGTGATTCGCGAGGTGGAGAAGGTGCTGGAGCGCAAGCTCTCGTCGGTGATTTCGCAGGACTTCACCACCGCAGGCGGTGTGAAGGCGCTGGTAGAACTGCTCAACTGGATAGATCGCACCAGCGAGCGCATGATACTGGACAGCCTCTCCGAAACCAACCCCGAGCTGGCGGAAGAGGTCAAGAAGATGATGTTCGTGTTCGAGGACATCGTGCAGCTGGACGACCGCTCCATCCAGGCGGTGTTGAAAGAGGTGGATATGAAGGAGCTGGCGCTCGCGCTCAAAGGCTGCAGCGAGGAGGTACGACAGCGCATCTTCAAGAACATGTCCGAGCGTGCCGCCAACATGCTCAAAGAGGATATGGAGTTCATGGGTCCCGTGCGCCTGCGCAACGTGGAAGAAGCCCAGCAGCGCATTGTCGCCATCATCCGCCGGATGGAGGAAGCCGGGGAGATTGTCATTGCGCGTGGCAGCGGTGGTGCGGAAGAGATGGTGGTGTAACCGATGCTGGGCCAGGTGCTCAAAAGCGAACAAGTCGCGCGCTTCACCCGCTGGGTGGGTTCCCCGCTGCGTGTGGTGCAAGCCACTTCCGAACCGCAGGAGGAAGAACCCCAGCCGGAGGGTCCCAGCCCCGAGCAACTGCTGGCGGAGGCGAAGCGCGTGCTGGCTGAGGCGCACCGACAGGCAGACCAGATGCGTCAGGATGCCGTGCG harbors:
- a CDS encoding flagellar motor switch protein FliG — encoded protein: MATRTATPSLTHRQKAAIMIVAMGPDTAGKVLRHLDEDEVEQITLEIARMGKISPEVREGVIQEFHELCVAQEYIAEGGLQHARQVLENAFGPERANELITRVIQAMQIVPFDFIKKTDPSQLLNFIQDEHPQTIALILAYLPPNQAAQVLQGLPPELRAEVAHRIAIMDRTPPDVIREVEKVLERKLSSVISQDFTTAGGVKALVELLNWIDRTSERMILDSLSETNPELAEEVKKMMFVFEDIVQLDDRSIQAVLKEVDMKELALALKGCSEEVRQRIFKNMSERAANMLKEDMEFMGPVRLRNVEEAQQRIVAIIRRMEEAGEIVIARGSGGAEEMVV